From the genome of Triticum aestivum cultivar Chinese Spring chromosome 3B, IWGSC CS RefSeq v2.1, whole genome shotgun sequence, one region includes:
- the LOC123071584 gene encoding probable magnesium transporter NIPA6 produces MSPAATDAGGDLFAANLKGALLAVASSAFVGVSFIVKKKGLRRAGAVGSRAGVGGYGYLWEPLWWVGMVTMLVGETANFVAYMFAPAVLVAPLGALSIIVSAVLAHFMLNEKLQRVGVLGCILCIVGSTVIILHAPEERPPDSVEQIWRLATQPTFLCYAALAVAVSLLLMLYCAPRYGQTNIMIYVGICSVVGSLTVMSIKAVGIAIKLTIQGENQAGYFQTWLFVTVSAICLVIQLVYLNKALDTFNTALVSPIYYAMFTTLTILASAIMFKDWSGQSASIIASETCGFLTVLAGIIVLHSTKEPDQNLSPDLYASLTAPLPPKIYWHIQGNGGDVGKQKEDDSLPCDFITVVRQDYFV; encoded by the exons ATGAGCCCCGCCGCGACGGACGCCGGCGGCGACCTCTTCGCCGCCAACCTCAAGGGCGCGCTCCTCGCCGTCGCCTCCTCCGCCTTCGTCGGGGTCAGCTTCATCGTCAAGAAGAAGGGCCTCCGCCGCGCCGGCGCCGTCGGCTCCCGGGCAG GTGTCGGAGGGTATGGGTACCTCTGGGAGCCGCTCTGGTGGGTCGGGATGGTCACCA TGCTTGTTGGGGAGACCGCCAATTTCGTGGCTTACATGTTTGCGCCAGCCGTCCTCGTCGCTCCGCTGGGAGCACTCAGCATCATTGTCAG TGCTGTTCTAGCCCATTTCATGCTGAATGAGAAGTTGCAGCGGGTGGGCGTCCTGGGCTGTATTCTCTGCATTGTTGGGTCGACGGTGATCATCCTCCACGCTCCTGAGGAGAGGCCCCCGGACTCGGTGGAGCAGATTTGGCGCCTGGCAACGCAACCTA CCTTCCTTTGCTACGCTGCTCTAGCAGTGGCTGTGTCATTGCTTCTTATGCTATATTGTGCTCCACGGTATGGGCAGACGAACATAATGATCTATGTTGGTATTTGCTCTGTTGTCGGATCCCTCACG GTAATGAGCATCAAGGCTGTGGGCATTGCGATTAAACTTACCATTCAGGGCGAAAACCAGGCTGGGTATTTCCAGACGTGGCTGTTTGTGACGGTTTCAGCTATATGCTTAGTCATCCAATTAGTTTACCTGAACAAG GCATTGGATACTTTCAATACGGCGCTGGTTTCTCCCATCTATTATGCCATGTTCACAACCCTCACTATTTTAGCAAGTGCCATAATGTTCAAG GATTGGTCTGGGCAGAGCGCAAGCATTATTGCCTCCGAGACTTGTGGATTTCTCACAGTTCTTGCCGGTATTATTGTGCTACATTCCACCAAAGAACCCGATCAAAATCTGTCCCCAG ACCTTTATGCATCTCTCACTGCACCCCTCCCTCCAAAGATATATTGGCACATCCAAGGAAACGGCGGCGACGTAGGGAAGCAAAAAGAGGACGACTCACTTCCCTGCGATTTCATCACCGTCGTGCGCCAGGACTACTTCGTCTAG